A portion of the Micromonospora tarapacensis genome contains these proteins:
- a CDS encoding acyl-CoA mutase large subunit family protein has product MNERRSSESGFPIKGVYTAADLPSDLDSRLGAPGDFPYTRGVYPTMYTSRPWTMRQYAGFGTATESNARYHQLLRAGTMGLSVAFDLPTQMGYDSDDPIAHGEVGKVGVAIDSIEDMRLLFAGIPLDKVSTSMTINAPGSVLLLLYQLVAEENGVPGSALNGTIQNDILKEYIARGTYIFPPKPSLRLVADTFGYCRTEVPKWNTISISGYHMAEAGATPVEEIAFTLANGVEYVRAAIAAGLAVDDFAPRLSFFFVARTTLLEEVAKFRAARRIWARLMRDEFGAKNPKSMMLRFHTQTAGVQLTAQQPEVNLVRVAVQGLGAVLGGTQSLHTNSFDEAIALPTEKAARLALRTQQVLAYETDLTATVDPFAGSYVVEAMTAEIEAAADALMARVFEYGSAVDAIEAGFQKREIEQSAYRIAQEIDSAERVVVGLNRFAIEAEEPYEPLRVDPTIEAAQAARLAGLRAERDGAAVERALAELRAAASGTGNVLYPMKAALRERATVGEVCGALREVWGRYRPTDRF; this is encoded by the coding sequence ATGAACGAACGGCGGTCAAGCGAGTCCGGTTTCCCGATCAAGGGCGTCTACACGGCGGCCGACCTCCCCAGCGACCTGGACTCCCGGCTGGGCGCGCCGGGAGATTTTCCCTACACCCGTGGGGTCTACCCCACCATGTACACCTCCCGCCCGTGGACCATGCGCCAGTACGCCGGCTTCGGCACCGCCACGGAGTCCAACGCGCGTTACCACCAGTTGTTGCGGGCCGGCACGATGGGCCTGTCGGTCGCCTTCGACCTGCCCACCCAGATGGGTTACGACTCCGACGACCCGATCGCGCACGGCGAGGTGGGCAAGGTCGGCGTGGCCATCGACTCCATCGAGGACATGCGGCTGCTCTTCGCCGGCATCCCGCTGGACAAGGTCTCCACCTCGATGACGATCAACGCGCCCGGCTCGGTGCTGCTGCTGCTCTACCAGCTCGTCGCCGAGGAGAACGGGGTACCGGGCTCGGCGCTCAACGGCACCATCCAGAACGACATCCTCAAGGAGTACATCGCCCGGGGCACGTACATCTTCCCGCCGAAGCCGTCACTGCGGCTGGTCGCCGACACCTTCGGCTACTGCCGGACCGAGGTGCCGAAGTGGAACACCATTTCCATCTCCGGCTACCACATGGCGGAGGCGGGCGCCACGCCCGTGGAGGAGATCGCGTTCACGCTGGCCAACGGCGTCGAGTACGTCCGGGCCGCGATCGCCGCCGGGCTGGCCGTGGACGACTTCGCCCCCCGGCTGTCGTTCTTCTTCGTCGCCCGCACCACCCTGTTGGAGGAGGTGGCGAAGTTCCGGGCGGCGAGGCGGATCTGGGCCCGACTGATGCGCGACGAGTTCGGCGCGAAGAACCCGAAGTCGATGATGCTGCGCTTCCACACCCAGACCGCGGGCGTGCAGTTGACCGCCCAGCAGCCGGAGGTGAACCTGGTCCGGGTCGCGGTGCAGGGGCTGGGCGCGGTGCTCGGTGGCACCCAGTCGCTGCACACCAACAGCTTCGACGAGGCGATCGCGCTGCCCACCGAGAAGGCGGCCCGGCTGGCGCTGCGTACCCAGCAGGTGCTGGCGTACGAGACGGATCTGACCGCCACCGTGGACCCGTTCGCCGGGTCGTACGTGGTGGAGGCGATGACCGCAGAGATCGAGGCGGCGGCGGACGCGCTGATGGCCCGGGTCTTCGAGTACGGATCGGCGGTGGACGCGATCGAGGCGGGCTTCCAGAAGCGGGAGATCGAGCAGTCCGCGTACCGGATCGCACAGGAGATCGATTCGGCCGAGCGGGTGGTGGTCGGGCTGAACCGGTTCGCCATCGAGGCGGAGGAGCCGTACGAGCCGCTGCGGGTGGACCCGACGATCGAGGCGGCGCAGGCCGCGCGGCTGGCCGGGCTGCGGGCCGAGCGGGACGGTGCCGCCGTGGAGCGGGCCCTGGCCGAGTTGCGGGCGGCCGCGTCGGGCACCGGCAACGTGCTGTACCCGATGAAGGCGGCGTTGCGGGAGCGGGCCACCGTCGGTGAGGTCTGTGGCGCGTTGCGTGAGGTCTGGGGCCGGTACCGCCCCACCGACCGCTTCTGA
- a CDS encoding serine/threonine-protein kinase, translated as MTQIPTWSGGPVSIPTNRRATPGTVIGDRYSLRSAVGNGGMGTVWRATDTLLRRDVAVKEVILPPGLAPSDRDAMYERTLREARAAAAIAHPAVVQVYDVVTEAGRPWIVMELLDARSLADMVIEDGPIAQRVVAKIGIALLGALEVAHAIGVLHRDVKPANVLICSDGRCVLTDFGVARMPTDVQLTTPGMVLGSPHFISPERAMGQEFGPPSDLFSLGVTLYTAVEGRPPFDRGDPIETMHAVVEDPPAPPQRSGPLTRVLMGLLEKDPARRLDVHTARAMLRELLAGPLSSNAVAVNSMTDPYSVMQVPQPAPISAPAAPTKPVPSGQIGGRAMLGPGESLTDRLAALRRGERPGQATRADTSAMEDTSADALAPRPGAAMSPPFGRTYGGGADATQRVGAGTYGFGGQPEATQQLGAYGAAQWPAAPSQPYGEPAPEPGGGNPLDRAKAGGTRLVHTMRGWPRKMRLAAAGGLAVLLVVGIVAFSGGDEAPPATPVADPSSSADAGPDIEMQEHSARGVQMLVPKGWKRAAPSGGVYIDYTDPEDDGRRVRILNEKWSGTSTRWAQVAENGLKTRSSSCAKPYTQVSMAEKELAGKPSAEFEYTCGEGDAMRHGVWHGVAHDGRLYSFYLTSNDARFEESKPIYDEMLKSFQLTADG; from the coding sequence GTGACTCAGATCCCGACGTGGAGCGGCGGACCAGTCAGCATCCCCACCAACCGACGCGCGACACCCGGCACCGTCATCGGTGACCGGTACTCGCTGCGCTCCGCGGTGGGCAACGGTGGCATGGGTACGGTCTGGCGGGCCACAGACACACTTCTGCGCCGAGACGTGGCGGTCAAGGAGGTCATCCTCCCGCCGGGCCTGGCCCCGAGCGACCGCGACGCGATGTACGAACGCACCCTGCGCGAGGCCCGTGCCGCCGCCGCCATCGCCCACCCGGCGGTGGTCCAGGTGTACGACGTGGTCACCGAGGCCGGCCGGCCGTGGATCGTGATGGAGCTGCTCGACGCCCGCAGCCTGGCCGACATGGTGATCGAGGACGGGCCGATCGCCCAGCGGGTCGTCGCCAAGATCGGGATCGCGCTGCTCGGCGCGCTGGAGGTGGCGCACGCGATCGGGGTCCTGCACCGCGACGTCAAGCCCGCCAACGTGCTGATCTGCTCGGACGGGCGCTGCGTACTGACCGACTTCGGTGTGGCCCGGATGCCCACCGACGTGCAGCTCACCACGCCGGGCATGGTGCTCGGCTCACCGCATTTCATCTCGCCCGAGCGGGCGATGGGGCAGGAGTTCGGCCCGCCCAGCGACCTGTTCTCCCTCGGCGTGACCCTCTACACGGCGGTCGAGGGCCGGCCGCCCTTCGACCGGGGCGACCCGATCGAGACGATGCACGCCGTGGTCGAGGACCCGCCGGCTCCGCCGCAGCGCAGCGGCCCGCTCACCCGGGTGCTGATGGGCCTGCTGGAGAAGGATCCGGCCCGCCGGCTGGACGTGCACACCGCCCGCGCCATGCTGCGCGAGCTGCTGGCCGGCCCGTTGAGCAGCAACGCCGTCGCGGTCAACTCGATGACCGATCCGTACTCGGTGATGCAGGTGCCACAGCCCGCGCCGATCAGCGCACCGGCGGCGCCGACGAAGCCCGTGCCGTCCGGGCAGATCGGCGGGCGGGCGATGCTCGGCCCCGGCGAGTCGCTGACCGACCGGCTCGCCGCGCTGCGCCGGGGTGAGCGCCCCGGCCAGGCCACCAGGGCCGACACCAGCGCGATGGAGGACACCAGCGCGGACGCCCTCGCCCCGCGCCCGGGTGCCGCGATGTCCCCGCCCTTTGGCCGCACCTACGGCGGCGGTGCCGACGCCACCCAGCGGGTCGGTGCCGGGACGTACGGCTTCGGCGGCCAGCCGGAGGCTACCCAGCAGCTCGGCGCCTACGGCGCCGCCCAGTGGCCGGCCGCGCCCAGCCAGCCGTACGGCGAGCCGGCACCCGAGCCCGGCGGCGGCAACCCGCTCGACCGGGCGAAGGCCGGTGGCACCCGGCTGGTGCACACCATGCGGGGCTGGCCGCGCAAGATGCGGCTGGCTGCGGCCGGTGGCCTCGCGGTGCTCCTGGTCGTCGGCATCGTGGCGTTCTCCGGCGGCGACGAGGCGCCGCCCGCCACCCCGGTCGCCGACCCGTCCAGCTCCGCCGACGCGGGCCCCGACATCGAGATGCAGGAGCACTCGGCGCGCGGAGTGCAGATGCTGGTCCCCAAGGGCTGGAAGCGGGCCGCACCGTCCGGCGGCGTCTACATCGACTACACCGACCCGGAGGACGACGGCCGTCGGGTGCGCATCCTGAACGAGAAGTGGAGCGGCACCTCGACCCGCTGGGCGCAGGTCGCCGAGAACGGTCTGAAGACCCGGTCGTCCTCCTGCGCCAAGCCGTACACCCAGGTCTCCATGGCGGAGAAGGAGCTGGCCGGCAAGCCGTCGGCCGAGTTCGAATACACCTGCGGCGAGGGCGACGCCATGCGGCACGGGGTGTGGCACGGGGTGGCCCACGACGGCCGGCTCTACTCCTTCTACCTCACCTCGAACGACGCCCGGTTCGAGGAGAGCAAGCCGATCTACGACGAGATGTTGAAGTCGTTCCAGCTCACCGCCGACGGCTGA